DNA sequence from the bacterium genome:
GGCGATCATCCGCGCCGTGTACTCCAGGCTGTCGGCGAAGGGCAGCGCGGCCGCGCCCTCGACGAGTTCCTTGATCCGGCCCAGGGCCTCGGGGCCGCCCTGCAGCAGCGATCTCACCGCGCCGGCCACGGCCGCGTCGAGCCCGTCGCCGTCGGCCAACACGTCCACCAGGCCGATGCGGTGGGCCTCGCGGGCGTCGATGCGCTCGCCCAGCAGGCAGTGCAGGCGCGCGCGGGCCGGCCCCAGGCGGCCGATGACCAGGGGCGAGATGACCCCGGCGACCAGGCCGAGCCGGGCTTCGGTCAGCGCGAAGAAGGCCGACGGTCCGGCGATCACGATGTCGCAGGCGCAGGCGAGCCCCACGCCGCCGCCGAAGGCGCCGCCCTGGACGCGCGCGACCACCGGCACCGGGCACAGGCGCACCGCGCGGAA
Encoded proteins:
- a CDS encoding enoyl-CoA hydratase-related protein: MSKILIERQGPVLAVTLNRPEARNAFDHDMVIALRDVFADAGTADDRPRAVLLRAAGTTFCAGGDLNDMRRLGRAGRDENLAAARELGEMFRAVRLCPVPVVARVQGGAFGGGVGLACACDIVIAGPSAFFALTEARLGLVAGVISPLVIGRLGPARARLHCLLGERIDAREAHRIGLVDVLADGDGLDAAVAGAVRSLLQGGPEALGRIKELVEGAAALPFADSLEYTARMIAEARTTPQALAALDAFFAKEPSPWARDLADWNCDRQDRQS